One window of Mycoplasma cottewii genomic DNA carries:
- the potA gene encoding spermidine/putrescine ABC transporter ATP-binding protein, translated as MKNNILELRNVTKEFDGRVVLKGISFNIKEGEFITFLGPSGCGKTTTLKIIGGFEKPNSGEILFEDKNLLPIPINKRQFNTIFQSYALFPHLNVFENIAFGLRVKKTKQDMIEREVAKQIRQVGLEGYEEKKVSELSGGQKQRVAIARALVMKPKVLLLDEPMAALDVKLRKTMQEELKRLQREIGITFIMVSHDQEEALSMSDRVVVMNDGIIQQIGTPEEIYNEPENAWVANFIGSSNIITDGTFVRDNLVKFDGKEFVCMDTNFGEKEKNIDIVIRPEDIIIDKVDKGFFNVTVINTTFKGNLWEIIVKTSKGREWIIDTIDEYKVGQKVSIKWKYESIHVMWKEVE; from the coding sequence GTGAAAAATAATATATTAGAATTAAGAAACGTTACAAAAGAATTTGATGGTAGAGTTGTTTTAAAAGGTATTAGTTTCAATATTAAAGAAGGAGAATTCATTACTTTTTTAGGACCAAGTGGATGTGGTAAAACTACAACATTAAAAATCATAGGTGGATTTGAAAAACCAAACAGTGGTGAAATTTTATTTGAAGATAAAAACTTATTACCTATTCCAATTAATAAACGTCAATTCAATACTATTTTCCAATCATATGCTTTATTTCCGCATTTAAATGTTTTTGAAAATATTGCTTTTGGATTAAGAGTTAAAAAAACTAAACAAGACATGATAGAACGTGAAGTGGCAAAACAAATTCGTCAAGTTGGTTTAGAAGGATATGAAGAGAAAAAAGTATCTGAACTATCTGGTGGACAAAAACAACGTGTTGCAATTGCTAGAGCACTTGTTATGAAACCTAAAGTTTTATTATTAGATGAACCTATGGCTGCATTAGATGTTAAATTAAGAAAAACAATGCAAGAAGAATTAAAACGTCTACAACGTGAAATTGGAATTACATTTATTATGGTAAGTCACGATCAAGAAGAAGCGTTAAGTATGAGTGATCGTGTTGTTGTTATGAATGATGGAATTATTCAACAAATTGGAACACCTGAAGAAATTTATAATGAACCAGAAAATGCATGAGTAGCTAACTTTATTGGTAGTTCAAACATCATAACTGATGGAACTTTTGTAAGAGATAATCTAGTTAAATTTGATGGTAAAGAATTTGTATGTATGGATACAAACTTTGGTGAAAAAGAAAAAAATATCGATATTGTTATAAGACCAGAAGACATAATTATCGATAAAGTAGATAAAGGATTTTTCAATGTAACAGTTATAAATACTACTTTCAAAGGAAATCTTTGAGAAATCATTGTTAAAACCTCAAAAGGTAGAGAATGAATCATCGATACAATTGATGAATATAAAGTTGGTCAAAAAGTTTCTATTAAATGAAAA
- a CDS encoding Cof-type HAD-IIB family hydrolase, whose protein sequence is MYKMIAIDLDGTVLSHKCGINKLTKQAIKRAQEKGIKIVIATGRNINTTRVAAEQLDVMNTGIPFVSLNGGQVFSYETDGSVKVRYTKHFTKKESKEIFELAMKHKAHVFAYALDENTAYKSKGFSIFALWMKRRVKRVVKTYDPKKDPDAIITKYICFGKRQNMRALRKEIEERGYSIYSFSYITNAKENVEINPKSINKGYGLEYVANELNIKPEEIIFFGDGENDIEALKFAGTGVVMKNYYRDNVRKAANDITELSCDDGGVGHYIYKHVLKEPIPKN, encoded by the coding sequence ATGTATAAAATGATCGCAATCGATTTGGACGGAACAGTTTTATCACACAAATGCGGTATTAATAAATTAACTAAACAAGCAATAAAAAGAGCACAAGAAAAAGGTATTAAAATCGTAATCGCAACAGGAAGAAATATTAATACAACAAGAGTTGCAGCTGAACAATTAGATGTAATGAATACAGGAATTCCATTTGTTAGTTTAAATGGTGGACAAGTTTTTAGTTATGAAACTGATGGTAGTGTTAAAGTTAGATATACTAAACATTTTACTAAAAAAGAAAGTAAAGAAATATTTGAGTTAGCTATGAAACATAAAGCTCATGTTTTTGCTTACGCATTAGATGAAAATACAGCTTATAAAAGTAAAGGATTTTCAATATTTGCTTTATGAATGAAAAGAAGAGTTAAAAGAGTTGTTAAAACTTATGATCCTAAAAAAGATCCAGATGCAATAATCACTAAATATATTTGTTTTGGTAAACGTCAAAATATGAGAGCTTTAAGAAAAGAAATTGAAGAAAGAGGTTATAGTATTTATTCATTTAGTTACATTACTAATGCTAAAGAAAATGTTGAAATTAATCCTAAATCAATTAATAAAGGTTATGGATTAGAATATGTTGCTAATGAATTAAATATTAAACCTGAAGAAATTATTTTCTTTGGTGATGGAGAAAACGATATTGAAGCATTAAAATTTGCTGGAACTGGAGTTGTAATGAAAAATTACTATCGTGATAACGTTAGAAAAGCAGCAAATGATATAACTGAATTAAGTTGTGATGATGGTGGAGTTGGACACTATATCTACAAACATGTTTTAAAAGAACCAATACCTAAAAATTAA
- a CDS encoding MalY/PatB family protein has product MKDQSNCSENFNCLDKLKIDLRKQTKEKRWDETFLKANYQLDDYSKVLNCSIADTDFGTPTFISDEIIARANQRSYSYTYIFDESIKAIVEWYKKLHNISLEEKWIRLGNGTVNAMHQAIIAMTNENDSILIQSPLYKPFEKSILSNNRKVVENKLIFDQQAKTYKIDFDDFENKIKTNNVKMFMFCNPHNPGGITWSKEDIEKIIKICEENNVFIFSDEVHGDLVLNNKQHLSLLRFDVKNDFFVIATSPSKLFNLAGLQGSFIITKNAEVYTKINEAYTKSGLNLPNVFSQQAMIAAYTKDETLSWVEKFKTYIMQNFDYVKQNLLDKYNDVLKYVEMDSSYVVWVQFNSVTPEEFKQNLSKENLIVNISEDFYNAEKNWFRINIACPKEELSDLVNRLKKVLKLN; this is encoded by the coding sequence ATGAAAGATCAATCAAATTGCTCGGAAAATTTTAATTGTTTAGATAAACTAAAAATTGATTTAAGAAAGCAAACAAAAGAAAAAAGATGAGACGAAACTTTTTTAAAAGCTAATTATCAATTAGATGATTATAGTAAAGTGTTAAATTGTTCTATAGCTGATACTGATTTTGGAACACCGACATTTATATCAGATGAAATAATAGCTAGAGCTAATCAAAGAAGTTATAGTTATACATACATATTTGACGAATCAATAAAAGCAATAGTTGAATGATATAAAAAATTACATAATATTTCATTAGAAGAAAAATGAATAAGACTAGGTAATGGTACAGTTAATGCAATGCATCAAGCGATTATTGCTATGACTAATGAAAATGATTCAATTTTAATTCAATCACCATTGTATAAACCATTTGAAAAAAGCATACTATCAAACAATAGAAAAGTGGTTGAAAATAAACTTATTTTTGACCAACAAGCTAAAACATATAAAATTGATTTTGATGATTTTGAAAATAAAATCAAAACTAATAATGTAAAAATGTTTATGTTCTGTAATCCTCATAATCCAGGTGGAATCACATGAAGTAAAGAAGATATTGAAAAAATAATTAAAATTTGTGAAGAAAATAATGTTTTTATATTTTCTGATGAAGTCCACGGTGATTTAGTTTTAAACAATAAACAACACTTATCATTACTTAGATTTGATGTGAAAAATGATTTCTTTGTTATAGCAACTTCACCAAGTAAATTATTTAATTTAGCAGGTTTACAAGGTTCATTTATAATTACAAAAAATGCTGAAGTTTATACAAAAATAAATGAAGCTTATACAAAAAGCGGACTAAATTTACCAAATGTGTTTTCTCAACAAGCAATGATTGCTGCTTATACAAAAGACGAAACTTTAAGTTGAGTTGAAAAATTTAAAACATATATAATGCAAAACTTTGATTATGTAAAACAAAACTTATTAGATAAATACAATGATGTATTAAAATATGTAGAAATGGATTCTTCATATGTTGTTTGAGTTCAATTTAATTCAGTAACACCTGAAGAATTTAAACAAAATCTTTCAAAAGAAAACTTAATTGTAAACATAAGTGAAGACTTTTATAACGCAGAAAAAAATTGATTTAGAATTAACATAGCTTGTCCTAAAGAAGAACTTAGTGACTTAGTGAATAGATTGAAAAAAGTTTTAAAATTAAACTAG
- a CDS encoding RidA family protein, whose protein sequence is MKVINTNNAPKAIGPYSQAIQICNGTLYLSGQLGLDAKTMELPECLIEQTKNVFANIDAILKEAGYSKNDVVKTLVLLKDINSFSKVNELYEEYFEDHKPARSAFQVAALPKDAAIEIEVIAYKNSNNNCSM, encoded by the coding sequence ATGAAAGTAATTAACACAAATAATGCACCAAAAGCTATTGGTCCATACTCACAAGCAATTCAAATTTGTAATGGAACATTATACTTATCAGGACAATTAGGATTAGATGCAAAAACAATGGAATTACCAGAATGTTTAATTGAACAAACAAAAAATGTTTTTGCAAATATTGATGCTATTTTAAAAGAAGCAGGATATTCAAAAAATGATGTTGTTAAAACTTTAGTTTTATTAAAAGATATCAATAGTTTTTCAAAAGTTAACGAACTTTATGAAGAATACTTTGAAGATCACAAACCAGCAAGAAGTGCTTTTCAAGTTGCAGCTTTACCAAAAGATGCAGCAATAGAAATAGAAGTAATTGCTTATAAAAATTCAAACAATAATTGTTCAATGTAA
- a CDS encoding IS1634 family transposase, with amino-acid sequence MAFKPVKIPSKDIVFSRRKNCTYVYYTTKKIFNKEKGYSENERACIGIVSDEKETMMIPNKNYVTYFGDFGISLEENDSQFSRVLSFGARLVVGKILEMLNINSILNKVFKEKTDLIKSLICYFIDEQSSTIQHYEKWARRNAIFGNKIDSQSTISRLFNNVLTEDLIMEFTYIWNVEFQKNSLSRDIILSLDSTNFNTYSENIKLAEYGKAKVDQGLKQVNLAYVIDNETTMPLFYQTFLGSVTDQTQCKELINKSIEYGYKNPTLVMDRGFFNTENVNYLQNVDYKYIIMAKSRNKSLDVLLEENRNKIKDNFNCYIEKFGCYGLKLRTKVIGEKEQFVYIYYNGELAENKKKAFFRKMQKAKQTILDSKLDVESLKKNTKISLILV; translated from the coding sequence ATGGCTTTTAAACCGGTTAAAATACCATCAAAAGATATTGTATTTAGTAGAAGAAAAAACTGCACTTATGTTTACTACACAACTAAGAAAATTTTTAATAAAGAAAAGGGTTATAGTGAAAACGAAAGAGCGTGTATAGGGATTGTTTCTGATGAAAAAGAAACAATGATGATACCAAATAAAAACTACGTTACCTATTTTGGAGATTTTGGTATTTCTCTTGAAGAAAATGATAGTCAATTCTCAAGAGTTTTATCATTCGGTGCAAGATTAGTTGTTGGCAAAATATTAGAAATGTTAAACATAAATTCAATACTAAATAAAGTTTTTAAAGAAAAAACTGATTTAATAAAATCTTTGATTTGCTATTTCATTGATGAACAAAGTTCTACAATTCAACATTATGAAAAATGAGCAAGAAGAAATGCTATTTTTGGAAATAAAATAGATAGCCAATCAACAATTTCAAGATTATTTAATAATGTTTTGACTGAAGATTTGATAATGGAATTCACATACATATGAAACGTTGAATTTCAGAAAAATAGTCTTTCAAGAGATATTATTTTATCTTTAGACTCAACTAACTTTAACACTTATTCAGAAAACATAAAACTTGCTGAATACGGCAAAGCAAAAGTTGATCAAGGATTAAAACAAGTCAACTTAGCTTATGTAATAGACAATGAAACTACAATGCCATTGTTTTATCAAACTTTTTTAGGATCTGTTACAGATCAAACACAATGCAAAGAATTAATTAATAAAAGCATAGAATATGGGTATAAAAATCCTACATTAGTTATGGATAGAGGATTTTTTAATACTGAAAATGTAAATTATCTTCAAAATGTTGACTACAAATACATAATTATGGCCAAATCAAGAAATAAATCTTTAGACGTTTTATTAGAAGAAAACAGAAATAAGATCAAGGATAATTTTAATTGTTATATAGAAAAATTTGGTTGTTATGGACTAAAACTTAGAACAAAAGTTATTGGTGAAAAAGAGCAATTTGTCTACATTTATTACAATGGAGAGTTAGCTGAAAATAAGAAAAAAGCATTTTTCAGAAAAATGCAAAAAGCTAAACAAACTATTTTAGATTCAAAGTTAGACGTTGAATCTTTAAAAAAGAATACAAAAATTTCTTTGATATTAGTCTAA
- a CDS encoding cold-shock protein, with protein sequence MNSGTIKWFDREKGFGFIVDEVEKTDVFVYYSNINSEDIKNINSGDKVSYKLAKGQKGFEALNVSKK encoded by the coding sequence ATGAATTCAGGTACTATTAAATGATTTGATAGAGAAAAAGGTTTTGGTTTTATAGTTGATGAAGTTGAGAAAACAGATGTATTTGTTTATTATTCAAATATCAACTCTGAAGATATTAAAAATATTAATTCAGGTGATAAAGTTAGTTATAAACTAGCAAAAGGCCAAAAAGGATTTGAAGCTTTAAATGTTTCTAAAAAATAA
- a CDS encoding thioredoxin family protein has product MAKMIKITSVEQFNEEIKQGKVLIDFNATWCGPCRMLMPLVHDLASKTEGVKFLDVDVDINREIAREYGVMSIPMLAVLEDGKLVNKHVGFASPEKLQDLIK; this is encoded by the coding sequence ATGGCAAAAATGATTAAAATTACTTCAGTAGAACAATTTAATGAAGAAATTAAACAAGGAAAAGTATTAATTGATTTTAACGCTACTTGATGTGGACCATGTAGAATGTTAATGCCACTAGTTCATGACTTAGCTTCAAAAACTGAAGGTGTTAAATTCTTAGATGTTGATGTCGATATCAACCGTGAAATTGCTAGAGAATACGGTGTTATGTCAATTCCTATGTTAGCTGTTTTAGAAGATGGAAAACTAGTTAACAAACACGTTGGATTTGCTAGTCCAGAAAAATTACAAGATTTAATCAAATAG
- a CDS encoding HAD family hydrolase gives MKDKKFIIFSDLDGTLLHDDHKFSDKTIEVVNKLYDNGIYFVPSTARTLKDLKQKAAMLGIDKKGGIIAASNGAQIYDFKTDSFIVNKYLPKELIEEIFERYYNKFFAKLNFYSTDSSYVFAEGKNSKFWADTMGLRYVVATSPDEVDEPVTHLYIVTNHKATEEEKLNEYNYLKEKYSDRYKVDSYQNNRVFDISTKGLDKGNIVREVKKYLNLGDDVHSYGFGDGHNDIPLLKACDTGVAMKNGFEDIKAQADDITEFTNAQDGVARYIIDKIIKED, from the coding sequence ATGAAAGATAAAAAATTTATAATATTTTCTGATTTAGACGGAACATTATTACATGATGATCATAAGTTTTCAGACAAAACAATCGAAGTTGTTAATAAACTATATGATAATGGAATTTATTTTGTTCCTTCAACAGCTAGAACTCTTAAAGACTTAAAACAAAAAGCTGCTATGTTAGGAATTGATAAAAAAGGTGGTATTATTGCAGCAAGTAACGGAGCTCAAATTTATGATTTTAAAACTGACTCTTTTATTGTTAATAAATATTTACCAAAAGAATTAATTGAAGAAATTTTTGAAAGATACTACAATAAGTTTTTCGCTAAATTAAATTTCTATTCAACTGATTCATCATATGTTTTTGCTGAAGGAAAAAACAGTAAGTTTTGAGCAGATACTATGGGATTAAGATATGTTGTTGCTACTTCTCCAGATGAAGTTGATGAACCAGTAACTCACTTATATATAGTTACAAATCACAAAGCAACTGAAGAAGAAAAATTAAATGAATACAATTATTTAAAAGAGAAATATTCTGATCGCTATAAAGTAGACAGTTATCAAAATAATAGAGTTTTTGATATTTCTACTAAAGGTCTTGATAAAGGAAACATTGTTAGAGAAGTTAAAAAATACTTAAACTTAGGTGATGATGTTCATTCTTATGGATTTGGTGATGGTCACAATGATATTCCATTATTAAAAGCTTGTGATACAGGTGTTGCTATGAAAAATGGTTTTGAAGATATAAAAGCACAAGCAGATGATATTACTGAATTTACAAATGCTCAAGATGGAGTTGCTAGATATATTATTGATAAAATTATTAAAGAAGATTAA
- a CDS encoding alpha/beta fold hydrolase, which produces MTKVIYDYDFIFKDNNNAEQNVIFCHGFNSSPSSFKQFQNYWTKTNYYALQFPTSLKDHQISIYQYAKLLIEFVKNNNLKNITLIAHSMGCMIISIAYMIDPDLFNKLIYIAPTNALKNRHLKKYYFAKDFDSYLQFLDLLYYDSSIFTSNSNWLKQAKQNFNANDFNNPVLIKLRDSLEQDQLQQDIKKAHSLINIPTLIVLGEDDKLVNRAECLDYFNKQVKNVKTCWIAKTGHMIFDENFDEFIKVVEDFILD; this is translated from the coding sequence ATGACTAAAGTTATTTATGATTATGATTTTATTTTTAAAGATAATAATAATGCTGAACAAAATGTTATTTTTTGTCATGGATTTAACTCATCACCTAGTTCATTTAAACAATTTCAAAACTATTGAACTAAAACTAATTATTATGCATTACAATTTCCAACATCTTTAAAAGATCATCAAATAAGTATTTATCAGTATGCTAAATTATTAATTGAGTTTGTTAAAAATAATAATTTAAAAAACATAACTTTAATCGCTCATTCTATGGGGTGTATGATTATTTCAATAGCTTATATGATTGATCCTGATTTATTTAATAAATTAATTTATATAGCTCCTACTAATGCTTTGAAAAATAGGCATTTAAAAAAATATTATTTTGCTAAAGATTTTGATTCTTATTTACAGTTTTTAGATTTACTTTATTATGATAGTAGTATTTTTACATCTAATAGTAATTGGTTAAAACAAGCTAAACAAAATTTTAATGCTAATGATTTTAATAATCCAGTATTAATTAAGTTAAGAGATTCACTAGAACAAGATCAACTTCAACAAGATATCAAAAAAGCTCATAGTTTAATTAATATTCCAACTTTAATAGTTTTAGGTGAAGATGATAAATTAGTAAATCGTGCTGAGTGTTTAGATTATTTTAATAAGCAAGTTAAAAATGTTAAAACTTGTTGAATAGCTAAAACTGGTCATATGATATTTGATGAAAACTTTGATGAATTTATTAAAGTAGTTGAAGATTTTATATTAGACTAA
- a CDS encoding lipoate--protein ligase, whose translation MILVEPIRNGQYVDDGAYWLAIQIWAAQNLKLDDTIVFPAISAPHIQMGYFQNPEVEVNFKYLKEHNLQIVRRNTGGGTIYIDSNAVNVCYLIPYKDHKKILGNFDEFYKPTIKILKEMGAVNITQSGKNDLTIDNRKVSGAAMMLLDDVIYAGNSLLYRVDYDAMVEVLNPNRKKIQAKGIKSIRQRVAALSEYLSDEYNNLDIFEFKDEFLKKLFNVDDLSKVERYIINEEEWKQIDELVNTKYKNWDWNYGLSPRYEYNRDARLKIGTINFSIAVENQRVDKLKISGDFFAKKNIEELEQAILGTKMTFEDLTQAFTKADLQSYFFNEISVDEVVKIILDEE comes from the coding sequence ATGATTTTAGTAGAACCAATTAGAAATGGACAGTATGTTGATGATGGAGCTTATTGATTAGCGATTCAAATTTGAGCAGCTCAAAATTTAAAATTAGATGACACAATTGTGTTTCCAGCAATTAGTGCACCACATATTCAAATGGGATATTTCCAAAACCCAGAAGTTGAAGTTAATTTTAAATATTTAAAAGAACATAATCTACAAATTGTAAGACGTAATACTGGTGGTGGAACAATTTATATTGATTCAAACGCAGTTAATGTTTGTTATTTAATTCCTTATAAAGATCATAAAAAAATTCTAGGTAACTTTGATGAGTTTTATAAACCAACTATTAAAATTTTAAAAGAAATGGGAGCAGTAAATATTACTCAATCAGGTAAGAATGATTTAACTATTGATAACCGTAAAGTTTCTGGTGCTGCTATGATGTTATTAGATGATGTTATTTATGCAGGTAATTCATTATTATATAGAGTTGATTATGATGCTATGGTTGAAGTATTGAATCCAAACCGTAAAAAAATTCAAGCAAAAGGAATTAAATCAATTAGACAAAGAGTAGCTGCATTAAGTGAGTATCTAAGTGATGAATATAATAATTTAGATATTTTCGAATTTAAAGATGAGTTTTTAAAAAAATTATTTAATGTTGATGATTTATCTAAAGTTGAACGTTACATAATTAATGAAGAAGAATGAAAACAAATTGATGAATTAGTAAATACAAAATATAAAAATTGAGATTGAAACTATGGACTAAGTCCAAGATATGAATATAACCGTGATGCTAGATTAAAAATAGGAACAATTAATTTTTCAATTGCTGTAGAAAATCAAAGAGTAGATAAACTTAAAATTAGTGGAGATTTCTTTGCTAAGAAAAATATCGAAGAATTAGAACAAGCTATTTTAGGAACTAAGATGACTTTTGAAGATCTTACTCAAGCATTTACAAAAGCAGATCTACAAAGTTATTTCTTTAATGAAATTAGTGTTGATGAAGTTGTAAAAATTATTTTAGATGAAGAATAA
- a CDS encoding glycine cleavage system protein H encodes MKKVYKYLTIEKIENKEEYILRLSQQVKEDIQTIGFIQFKNKDKTILEKDDEFMVIEASKTILSFKIPFKAKVVKKNKDAVEDPSILSSDDQTKNWILIVTDIDKDVFESLEDF; translated from the coding sequence ATGAAAAAAGTTTATAAATATTTAACTATCGAAAAAATAGAAAATAAAGAAGAATATATTTTAAGACTAAGTCAGCAAGTTAAAGAAGATATTCAAACAATTGGATTTATTCAATTTAAAAATAAAGATAAAACTATTTTAGAAAAAGATGATGAATTTATGGTTATTGAAGCATCAAAAACTATTTTAAGTTTTAAAATACCATTTAAAGCTAAAGTAGTTAAGAAAAATAAAGATGCAGTTGAAGATCCATCAATTTTAAGTTCAGATGATCAAACTAAAAACTGAATTTTAATTGTAACTGATATTGATAAAGATGTATTTGAAAGTTTAGAAGATTTTTAA